The following proteins come from a genomic window of Sorghum bicolor cultivar BTx623 chromosome 3, Sorghum_bicolor_NCBIv3, whole genome shotgun sequence:
- the LOC8082398 gene encoding pentatricopeptide repeat-containing protein At1g33350: MSLTRHLAAGDILSALRGASCPYSALRLYSLLRLRLRPSEPSYFAWRAAVFTLKPLSAASSIPLLTHFHGHLLRSNLLAYPHVASSLLRSYSLLSPSAAHQLFDQIPSTACNLYVLNVMLASLCRSSDLDSARTFFDGIPDKDVVSWSTMLACYFSNGHLADGLAFFRTMTFTTDIAVDCAMLATFLTSCASAGFLPLFCRDIHGYAVRHSIPASMHLGTALIDCYTKTNNIDYATRVFARMTKRNVVHWTIMICGMSSQLRNTEAVRLFEEMCQRRVQPNEMTFTAVLSACVNAGMVEKGRELFKLMVDRYRLEPNIHHYGCIVDLYAKAGLLEDAYEVIKTMKVEPNVIIWTSLLVACKKFKNFEIAVKGMEKVLALEISDENAGLYTLISDLYAMGGQWDDVLKIMRLVEKRDVWKNTRPLSTRWSPPAPGMLKINSDGAFLQDRGTGAAGAVVRDSSGNFCAASARWLGPVGSVLIAEAEAIRDGLRLIPQGTMEHIIGETDAREVVALWKNRTRQRSEIAAILKEIEEIVSAFTSFELIHVRREANSVAHTCARFASSSLDSHVWFSPPSFLQRCLQSDCNELS, encoded by the coding sequence ATGTCCCTTACTCGCCACCTCGCCGCCGGCGACATCCTCAGCGCCCTCCGCGGCGCGTCCTGCCCGTACTCGGCACTCCGCCTCTATTCCCTCCTCCGCCTCCGGCTCCGCCCGTCGGAACCATCCTACTTCGCCTGGCGCGCCGCCGTGTTCACCCTGAAGCCGCTCTCCGCCGCTTCTTCTATCCCACTCCTCACCCATTTCCACGGCCACCTACTCAGGTCCAACCTCCTCGCCTACCCCCACGTCGCCTCCTCGCTCCTTCGCTCCTACTCGCTCCTCTCCCCGTCCGCTGCCCACCAACTGTTCGATCAAAtaccctccaccgcctgcaacCTCTACGTCCTCAACGTCATGCTTGCGTCACTGTGCCGCTCCTCTGACCTTGATTCTGCGCGCACATTCTTCGATGGCATCCCCGACAAAGACGTTGTGTCTTGGTCCACCATGCTCGCTTGCTATTTCTCCAATGGTCACCTCGCTGATGGGCTTGCATTCTTCCGTACGATGACATTCACCACCGATATTGCTGTGGATTGTGCCATGCTCGCCACCTTCCTCACGTCCTGCGCATCAGCTGGCTTTCTACCGCTGTTCTGCAGGGACATTCACGGTTATGCTGTACGCCACTCCATCCCTGCCAGTATGCACCTCGGAACGGCACTCATTGATTGCTACACCAAGACCAACAACATTGACTATGCTACCCGTGTGTTTGCTCGGATGACTAAAAGGAATGTTGTACACTGGACAATTATGATTTGTGGTATGAGTTCACAATTACGCAACACCGAGGCTGTTCGTCTGTTTGAGGAAATGTGTCAAAGAAGAGTGCAACCAAATGAGATGACATTTACAGCTGTGCTCAGCGCATGTGTGAATGCTGGGATGGTGGAGAAAGGGAGGGAGCTATTTAAGCTTATGGTTGACAGATATCGACTTGAGCCAAATATACATCATTATGGATGCATTGTTGATCTCTATGCGAAGGCAGGGTTGTTGGAGGATGCTTATGAGGTTATCAAAACCATGAAAGTGGAACCAAATGTCATCATATGGACATCATTGTTGGTGGCATGCAAGAAGTTCAAGAATTTTGAGATCGCCGTCAAGGGGATGGAGAAAGTATTGGCACTGGAGATATCTGATGAAAACGCTGGATTGTATACATTGATATCTGACCTTTATGCTATGGGTGGACAGTGGGATGACGTGTTGAAGATTATGAGGCTGGTGGAGAAGCGTGATGTGTGGAAGAACACAAGGCCACTGTCAACACGATGGAGTCCTCCGGCTCCAGGTATGCTGAAGATCAACTCTGATGGAGCCTTCCTGCAGGATCGCGGTACTGGAGCAGCCGGGGCCGTGGTCCGTGATAGCAGCGGCAACTTCTGTGCGGCATCAGCCCGGTGGCTGGGCCCTGTGGGCTCGGTATTGATAGCTGAAGCGGAGGCGATTCGAGATGGTTTGCGTCTGATTCCACAAGGAACCATGGAACACATCATCGGGGAGACTGATGCTCGAGAAGTGGTGGCGCTGTGGAAGAATAGGACCAGGCAACGGTCCGAAATTGCAGCAAtcctgaaggagatagaagagatAGTTTCAGCCTTCACTTCTTTCGAGTTGATTCATGTAAGACGGGAGGCAAATTCTGTAGCGCACACATGTGCCCGTTTTGCGTCTTCTTCTCTAGATTCTCATGTTTGGTTCTCCCCCCCAAGCTTCCTGCAGCGATGCCTGCAGTCCGATTGTAATGAACTATCCTAA